The proteins below are encoded in one region of Candidatus Protochlamydia phocaeensis:
- the proS gene encoding proline--tRNA ligase, translated as MTKNKDKSAINPVREEDFPEWYQQAIKAADLAENSPVRGCMVIKPWGYGIWENIQRQLDDRIKATGHENAYFPLFIPLSFFEKEAAHVEGFAKECAVVTHHRLEEKNGRLIPSGELEEPLVVRPTSETIIGDSFSRWIESYRDLPLLINQWANVVRWEMRPRIFLRTTEFLWQEGHTAHAAHEEAVEETLKMLEVYRSFVEDVLAIPVIVGEKSPGERFPGAQNTYTLEAMMQDRKALQSCTSHYLGQNFAKASNIRFSNKEGQLEYAYTTSWGMTTRLIGSLIMCHGDDDGIRLPPRIAHKQIVIIPIIPKPELEADILSYAERLAEDLRKQVFYGKPVSVHIDKRDKRGGEKSWEWIKKGIPLRLEVGPRDLESQAVMVSRRDQGVKEKQSFSIGQLIEQVVPMLEEIQQNYYNEAKAYRDAHIYRHIENFEQMREFFTPKSEEKPEIHGGFVLAKWCGDPATEEMLAELKVTIRCLPIEQSGTKGRCVLTGREATLDAIFAKSY; from the coding sequence ATGACAAAAAATAAAGACAAAAGCGCGATTAACCCTGTAAGAGAAGAAGATTTTCCAGAATGGTATCAACAAGCCATTAAGGCTGCAGATTTGGCTGAAAATTCGCCCGTACGCGGCTGCATGGTCATTAAACCTTGGGGATATGGGATTTGGGAAAATATTCAGCGTCAGCTCGATGATCGAATTAAGGCGACAGGACACGAGAATGCCTACTTTCCCCTTTTCATTCCTTTAAGTTTCTTTGAAAAAGAAGCCGCCCACGTCGAGGGCTTTGCAAAGGAATGTGCAGTTGTCACCCATCATCGTCTGGAAGAAAAAAATGGACGCCTCATTCCTTCGGGTGAATTGGAAGAGCCGCTCGTTGTGCGTCCGACTTCTGAGACGATCATCGGCGACTCCTTTTCCCGCTGGATCGAATCTTATCGGGATTTGCCTTTGCTGATCAATCAATGGGCCAACGTCGTGCGTTGGGAAATGCGCCCGCGGATTTTTTTGCGGACGACTGAATTTTTGTGGCAGGAAGGCCATACGGCCCATGCCGCCCATGAAGAGGCTGTGGAAGAGACGTTGAAGATGTTGGAAGTCTATCGTTCGTTTGTTGAAGATGTGCTTGCCATTCCCGTCATTGTAGGAGAGAAATCTCCAGGGGAGCGCTTTCCTGGTGCGCAAAATACGTATACATTGGAAGCCATGATGCAAGATCGCAAGGCGCTTCAATCTTGTACATCTCATTATTTAGGTCAGAATTTTGCTAAAGCGTCCAACATACGCTTCAGCAACAAGGAAGGCCAATTGGAATATGCCTATACAACCTCTTGGGGAATGACGACGCGCTTAATCGGAAGTCTGATCATGTGCCATGGAGATGATGACGGCATTCGCCTTCCGCCGCGCATTGCCCATAAGCAGATCGTCATTATTCCAATCATACCCAAGCCGGAGCTGGAAGCAGATATTCTCAGCTATGCTGAACGCTTGGCAGAAGATCTAAGAAAGCAAGTTTTCTATGGCAAGCCTGTGAGCGTCCACATTGACAAGCGCGATAAAAGGGGCGGAGAAAAAAGCTGGGAATGGATTAAAAAAGGCATTCCGTTGCGCTTGGAAGTGGGTCCCCGTGATTTGGAATCCCAAGCAGTCATGGTTTCTAGACGCGATCAAGGGGTCAAAGAGAAGCAGTCCTTCTCAATCGGTCAACTTATTGAGCAAGTGGTTCCTATGCTGGAAGAGATCCAGCAAAATTATTACAATGAAGCAAAAGCCTATCGCGATGCGCATATCTACCGCCATATTGAGAACTTCGAGCAGATGCGCGAGTTCTTTACGCCGAAAAGCGAAGAAAAGCCGGAGATTCATGGCGGATTTGTGCTGGCAAAATGGTGCGGCGATCCGGCGACGGAAGAGATGCTGGCAGAGTTAAAAGTGACGATCCGCTGCTTGCCGATCGAGCAAAGCGGGACGAAAGGGCGATGCGTCCTAACGGGCAGAGAAGCCACACTGGATGCGATTTTTGCCAAGTCTTATTAA
- a CDS encoding TerC/Alx family metal homeostasis membrane protein — translation MIVETWHWIGFNFVIFLILGFDLWHAYVKPHAISFKEALLTSAAWIALALLFNVWLYFAFGPDPALTFLTGYLLEKSLSVDNLFIFLLLFSHFNVPDRSKHKVLFYGVLGAIIMRGLLIWGGIALVQHFDWIFYVFGAFLIITGIRLAFKEEKEVEFEKNFAYRVLQSWIPLTSQFHGQRFFVKQNQKWLATPLLLVLVLIELADLVFAIDSIPAILGITTEPFIVYTSNILAILGLRALFFVLESLMNRFYLLHYALALILGFIGCKMLLHDVVEIPTLLTLGIVILLLSLAALGSFLFPLSAEPSQKDQLHQSKK, via the coding sequence ATGATTGTTGAGACATGGCATTGGATTGGATTCAACTTTGTCATTTTCCTCATTTTAGGATTCGATCTTTGGCATGCCTATGTCAAACCGCATGCCATTTCATTTAAAGAAGCCCTTCTGACATCGGCCGCTTGGATTGCCTTGGCCCTTTTGTTTAACGTCTGGCTTTACTTTGCTTTTGGCCCGGATCCTGCGCTTACTTTTTTGACAGGCTATCTTTTAGAAAAATCCCTTAGCGTCGATAATCTTTTTATTTTTCTTCTCCTCTTCTCCCACTTCAATGTGCCGGATCGCAGCAAACACAAAGTGCTGTTTTATGGGGTTCTAGGCGCCATCATCATGCGCGGCCTATTAATTTGGGGAGGCATTGCCCTCGTCCAGCATTTCGATTGGATCTTTTACGTTTTCGGAGCCTTTTTAATTATTACGGGAATCCGCTTGGCTTTCAAAGAGGAAAAAGAAGTTGAATTTGAGAAAAATTTCGCCTATCGCGTATTGCAATCTTGGATTCCTCTAACCTCTCAGTTTCATGGCCAGCGTTTTTTCGTTAAACAGAATCAAAAATGGCTCGCCACGCCTCTCTTGCTCGTCCTGGTTTTAATTGAATTAGCGGACCTGGTTTTCGCCATTGATTCCATTCCAGCCATTTTGGGGATTACAACAGAGCCTTTTATTGTTTATACATCCAATATTTTAGCGATTTTAGGACTGCGGGCGTTATTTTTCGTGTTGGAAAGCCTCATGAACCGCTTTTATTTACTGCATTACGCATTGGCTTTAATTTTGGGCTTTATCGGTTGTAAAATGCTCCTTCACGATGTCGTCGAGATTCCCACGCTTTTAACGTTGGGCATTGTCATCCTGCTCCTGTCTCTTGCTGCTTTGGGCTCCTTTTTATTTCCTCTGTCAGCAGAACCAAGCCAAAAGGACCAACTCCACCAATCCAAGAAATAA
- a CDS encoding RHS repeat-associated core domain-containing protein, with protein MFSISALDQDIRLTAECEPIATVADCVNVISGDYFEVNNDISIDNVESLNLNRYYDSGHLFSSVLGFGFGSNFPFNALEPQKQDKHHYALIEEREGFSIPYRSREGLYSTYRIDKRLLEKGYTNLSRPGLSSHTNVASTQGVFDKEGWKIKLGNGSQRTYQMYERIKNLSTGEEHCFYDLQEETRPSGNRVKFSYANINGEHCPLKIWLTDATGKTIFSEINFHYSSDYVLVKSNRGDEVYYLREKEKHTIKSSSESSFQTNFFLKHVHSPQHTPVSYHLTDDSKKGALKIGKVTKPDGRFLKIKYDDERKVKSLIAPVGPNAEEMAFYQFIYKKNETLVLDALHQLTAYQFCRNKRLTSICYYDTGLQSQSQKNKLLKEERFSWTTGEGKEGWLSSKEIVNSSGQIVQKFTYQYDSRGNCTREKLKGNLTGAGPEAFTESDELSGFVESYEKSYQYSKDGFNLLIKESTPEGVEIEYIYKPGTNQLIGKFVSYGGKIQERTFHYYHPYGVLIQTIEDDGSSYDHFDLTDVTVRHVKQIEIDLQSRSPSLGKPTSIRECYQNHDTAWNLVDLKTTAFTYNARGLAVSEKIYDANHQFRYELKTEYDCKDRIVSKTDPLNRLIVYAYDDNDNKISEEMIGSGKKTLYFYDKANRLTKKEEHHPADGLIFCHSYTYDALSRLISEQDFYGQVTQYAYDRLGRQISWVKPAVVNQDGQGIHPTITRKYNLLNQIVEETDENNHTTKTSYTVYGKPICIAHPDGAIERFLYYPNGLLKQAWQADGGSRRYTYDAKGQLTKEEVLDIQGNLVQQESYVYKGPRLYSYTDPMGVMTCYKYDGAGRKIGEATQGRCITYHYDALGRLEKIIHHGEDGQQQVEAKEYDLLDRVLSKQQIDETGQVFAKETFAYDIHGNCIQHRIYQNQDMYALEETCYYSWGVPKWQKDALGQLTLYCYDYQHWNLLGQAVLKRTVIEPSGCQTVEVHDALSHVVQKDIYFPNLIASTLFAYDAKGNLTQQKEAVIKNGIIERYYTLEWSYNNRDWVEKLTEKPALKTLCYQYDGLGRVVAKTKPNGTILSYQYDVLGHLVSLYSSDGSFSYSYQYDLHGNLIGMADAIRQRQQKRTYDCFNRLIEEDFGNQIILRYGYDAFDRINHIILPDGSSIRYDYNAFHIKKIERLNKEQQSLYACLTMRYDWAGRLLAQRLPFNLGQIDYRFDVLGRPLSIESPHWNQFIQGYDASSNLLADHIMDPAGEWSEHFKYDGLNQLIAEAGLLTNDYVYDSLHNRREYNGHHHEVNALNQLLKDAASEYQYDPNGNLIGQTFPSIIYAYDGLDRLSSLTKEGITTRFIYDGLGRCLEIQEDSSSCYLLYQGEQEIGSWENDQLKNLRIIDPEEDSRPVFALELDRQVYFPVQDHRRNICCLLSIDGSEKWYRYSAFGECEESQGQSLANPWRFAGKRKVGDLVYFGNRFYSPAMGKWINPDPLGFEDGPNLYAYVHNNPLMHVDWLGLFDLDLTHMSFSERMQALDFESFAAQADFSSRLHTSYFFKGLGQGMGNGFASPIDTATKQYGGAVDVLNGDFGKHFSGMDRFAMAQEAGVWAGETVMTAVNAINVGRLLYSAARGTSQILCNQAAKAFAKQGNKQLLGHSSKVLSQTTEVAATVPDFIVGSNGVAIPTSRKVLEAGFQRAGFETFATESPGIGYILSNKMKVRIMNSSGKAPVRASFTNANQGPINPFTGKPPQPPKGLSKTERLNFTRTYSHLELQ; from the coding sequence GTGTTCTCAATTTCTGCATTGGATCAAGACATTCGCCTTACAGCTGAGTGCGAGCCTATTGCTACTGTAGCGGATTGCGTGAATGTCATTTCAGGCGATTATTTTGAGGTCAATAACGACATTTCTATTGATAATGTCGAATCCCTTAATCTAAATCGCTATTATGATAGCGGTCATCTCTTCTCTTCCGTTTTAGGATTCGGATTTGGCTCTAATTTTCCTTTTAACGCTCTTGAGCCTCAAAAGCAAGATAAGCATCACTATGCATTGATTGAAGAGCGGGAAGGCTTTTCAATTCCTTATCGAAGCAGGGAAGGATTATATTCAACTTATCGAATCGATAAACGTCTTTTGGAAAAAGGGTATACAAATCTCTCTAGGCCCGGCCTTAGCTCGCATACCAATGTGGCGAGTACGCAAGGCGTTTTTGATAAAGAAGGGTGGAAAATTAAATTAGGTAATGGCTCTCAGCGAACGTATCAAATGTATGAGAGAATTAAAAATTTAAGTACCGGGGAAGAACACTGTTTTTATGACTTGCAAGAAGAAACTCGTCCTAGCGGTAACCGTGTTAAATTTAGCTACGCCAATATTAATGGAGAACATTGTCCGCTCAAAATTTGGCTGACCGATGCAACGGGTAAAACGATTTTTAGTGAAATTAACTTTCACTATTCGAGCGACTATGTGCTTGTCAAAAGTAACCGTGGAGATGAAGTTTATTACTTAAGGGAAAAAGAGAAGCATACGATCAAAAGCTCGAGTGAAAGTAGCTTTCAAACCAATTTCTTTTTGAAGCATGTCCACTCTCCTCAGCACACTCCTGTTTCCTATCATTTAACAGACGATAGTAAAAAAGGGGCGCTTAAAATTGGAAAAGTCACAAAGCCGGACGGTAGATTTTTAAAAATTAAATATGATGATGAAAGGAAAGTTAAAAGTCTGATAGCCCCGGTCGGCCCCAATGCAGAAGAAATGGCTTTCTACCAATTTATTTATAAAAAGAATGAAACGCTGGTATTGGATGCCCTCCATCAATTGACCGCTTATCAATTTTGCCGTAACAAGCGATTGACGAGCATCTGCTATTATGACACGGGATTACAGAGCCAATCCCAAAAAAACAAGCTCTTAAAAGAAGAGCGTTTTAGTTGGACAACAGGGGAAGGAAAAGAGGGCTGGCTTTCTTCAAAAGAAATTGTAAATTCTTCCGGGCAAATAGTGCAGAAATTTACGTATCAATATGATAGTCGTGGCAATTGTACGAGGGAAAAACTAAAAGGCAATTTAACAGGTGCAGGACCGGAAGCTTTTACTGAGTCGGATGAATTATCCGGTTTTGTCGAAAGCTATGAAAAATCTTATCAATATTCAAAGGATGGCTTTAATTTACTAATAAAAGAATCGACTCCTGAAGGAGTTGAGATTGAATATATTTATAAGCCTGGTACGAATCAGCTGATCGGAAAATTCGTGTCTTATGGCGGCAAAATTCAAGAGCGTACCTTTCATTATTACCATCCTTATGGCGTACTCATTCAAACTATTGAAGATGATGGCAGTTCATACGATCATTTTGATTTAACGGATGTAACAGTTAGGCATGTCAAACAAATTGAAATTGATCTTCAAAGCAGATCTCCTAGCTTAGGAAAGCCTACGAGTATTCGGGAATGCTATCAAAATCATGATACGGCCTGGAATCTCGTTGATCTAAAGACAACGGCATTTACGTATAATGCACGCGGACTAGCCGTTAGCGAAAAAATCTATGATGCGAATCATCAATTTAGATACGAGCTAAAAACAGAATACGATTGCAAGGATCGAATTGTTTCGAAAACAGATCCTCTTAACCGCCTCATTGTTTATGCTTACGATGATAACGATAATAAGATATCGGAAGAGATGATTGGATCCGGGAAAAAGACTCTTTATTTTTACGATAAAGCCAATCGCTTAACTAAAAAAGAGGAACACCATCCGGCGGATGGGCTTATTTTTTGCCATTCCTATACCTATGATGCCCTTAGCCGCCTGATCTCCGAACAAGATTTTTATGGGCAAGTGACCCAATATGCTTACGATCGGCTGGGACGTCAAATAAGCTGGGTAAAACCTGCTGTTGTTAATCAAGATGGACAAGGAATCCATCCGACAATTACCAGGAAATATAATCTTTTAAATCAAATTGTTGAAGAAACGGATGAAAATAATCACACGACCAAGACTTCTTATACAGTTTACGGCAAGCCTATATGCATTGCTCATCCGGATGGGGCGATCGAGCGTTTCCTTTATTATCCCAACGGCTTGTTAAAGCAGGCTTGGCAAGCGGATGGAGGATCCCGGCGTTATACCTATGATGCTAAAGGCCAACTTACCAAGGAAGAAGTTCTTGATATTCAAGGAAATCTAGTCCAGCAAGAAAGCTATGTTTATAAAGGCCCGCGTTTATATAGCTACACAGATCCCATGGGTGTGATGACTTGCTATAAATACGATGGAGCCGGAAGAAAAATAGGGGAGGCCACTCAGGGACGCTGTATCACTTATCACTATGATGCTCTGGGAAGGTTAGAAAAGATCATTCACCATGGAGAGGATGGCCAGCAGCAAGTAGAAGCTAAGGAATACGATCTTTTAGACCGCGTTCTTTCCAAACAGCAGATCGATGAAACAGGCCAGGTATTTGCAAAGGAAACTTTTGCCTATGATATTCATGGCAATTGTATTCAACATCGGATTTACCAAAACCAGGATATGTATGCACTGGAAGAAACGTGCTATTATTCTTGGGGCGTTCCTAAATGGCAGAAGGATGCCTTAGGGCAGCTGACTCTTTATTGCTATGACTATCAACATTGGAATTTATTAGGCCAAGCCGTCCTTAAGCGCACGGTAATAGAACCGTCAGGCTGCCAAACTGTCGAAGTCCATGATGCTCTTTCGCATGTAGTTCAAAAGGATATTTATTTTCCTAATTTAATAGCCTCCACTCTATTTGCTTATGATGCCAAAGGAAACCTCACGCAACAAAAAGAAGCCGTTATCAAAAATGGAATAATCGAGCGTTATTATACCTTGGAATGGAGCTATAATAATCGTGATTGGGTGGAAAAGCTTACTGAAAAGCCAGCTTTAAAAACACTTTGCTATCAATATGATGGGCTTGGACGCGTAGTGGCAAAGACTAAGCCGAATGGTACCATTCTTAGTTATCAGTACGATGTTTTAGGGCATTTAGTTTCCCTTTATTCAAGCGATGGCAGTTTTTCTTATTCTTATCAGTACGATCTGCATGGCAATTTGATTGGAATGGCTGATGCGATTCGGCAGCGGCAGCAAAAACGCACATATGATTGTTTTAACAGATTGATAGAAGAAGATTTTGGAAATCAAATTATTTTACGCTATGGCTATGATGCCTTTGATCGAATTAATCATATCATTTTGCCTGATGGCTCTTCGATTCGATATGATTACAATGCTTTCCACATAAAAAAAATCGAGCGTTTAAACAAAGAGCAGCAAAGCCTTTATGCTTGCTTAACTATGCGCTATGATTGGGCCGGCCGTTTATTGGCTCAGCGATTGCCTTTTAATTTAGGCCAAATTGATTATCGCTTCGATGTGCTTGGCAGACCCTTGTCCATCGAAAGCCCGCACTGGAATCAATTCATTCAAGGCTACGATGCATCTAGCAATTTATTGGCTGACCACATTATGGACCCTGCAGGTGAATGGTCCGAACATTTTAAATATGATGGATTAAATCAATTAATTGCGGAAGCGGGCTTATTGACAAATGATTATGTGTATGATTCATTGCATAACCGCCGCGAATATAATGGTCATCATCATGAAGTGAATGCGCTTAATCAACTGCTTAAAGATGCGGCAAGCGAATATCAGTATGATCCCAATGGGAATCTTATTGGGCAAACTTTCCCATCCATCATTTATGCATATGATGGGTTGGACCGCTTATCTAGCTTAACAAAAGAGGGGATAACGACGCGTTTCATTTATGATGGATTAGGGCGCTGTCTTGAAATCCAGGAAGACTCTTCCTCTTGTTATTTACTTTATCAGGGCGAGCAGGAAATCGGTTCTTGGGAAAATGATCAATTAAAAAATTTACGCATTATTGATCCTGAGGAAGATAGTAGGCCTGTTTTTGCTTTGGAGTTAGATCGCCAAGTCTATTTCCCTGTTCAGGACCACCGTCGCAATATCTGTTGCTTACTTTCTATTGATGGTTCAGAAAAATGGTATCGCTACAGTGCGTTTGGAGAATGTGAAGAGTCTCAAGGCCAATCTCTAGCGAATCCCTGGCGTTTTGCTGGTAAACGAAAAGTAGGTGATCTTGTTTACTTTGGCAACCGTTTTTATTCACCGGCGATGGGAAAGTGGATCAATCCCGATCCCTTAGGATTTGAAGATGGGCCGAATCTGTATGCGTATGTGCACAATAATCCTTTGATGCATGTTGATTGGCTTGGATTATTTGATCTTGATTTGACGCATATGTCTTTTTCCGAGAGAATGCAAGCCCTCGACTTTGAGAGCTTTGCTGCTCAAGCCGATTTTTCTTCAAGACTGCACACCAGTTATTTTTTCAAGGGTCTTGGGCAAGGAATGGGGAATGGCTTTGCAAGTCCCATTGATACGGCTACTAAGCAGTATGGCGGAGCTGTGGATGTTTTGAATGGAGATTTTGGCAAGCATTTTTCAGGAATGGATCGATTCGCTATGGCTCAAGAGGCGGGAGTATGGGCCGGTGAAACTGTGATGACAGCAGTGAACGCCATAAATGTAGGTAGATTGCTCTATAGCGCTGCGCGAGGAACTTCTCAGATTCTTTGCAATCAAGCAGCTAAAGCGTTTGCTAAACAAGGAAACAAACAGTTACTAGGCCATAGTTCTAAGGTCTTATCTCAAACTACAGAAGTAGCAGCAACAGTACCTGATTTCATTGTTGGTTCCAATGGTGTAGCTATTCCTACAAGCCGTAAGGTATTAGAAGCTGGATTTCAAAGAGCTGGTTTTGAAACTTTTGCTACAGAATCACCAGGTATAGGATATATTCTTTCAAATAAAATGAAAGTAAGAATAATGAATTCTTCTGGAAAAGCTCCTGTTCGTGCTTCGTTTACCAATGCCAATCAGGGTCCTATAAATCCATTTACAGGAAAACCACCCCAGCCACCGAAAGGATTAAGCAAAACAGAAAGATTAAATTTTACAAGAACCTATTCACATTTAGAGTTACAATAA
- a CDS encoding DUF6176 family protein has protein sequence MKRTLCIRSKLKKGALPSVREWFRTLKERIHETMATLEQEGVIIESVFLDRIGEDDFLIYYMKAENIEKALEIYKKSTSPIDLYHKENWKLFSESSIVLEELMDLERFS, from the coding sequence ATGAAAAGAACCCTTTGCATTCGTTCTAAATTAAAAAAAGGCGCTTTACCAAGTGTGCGTGAATGGTTTCGCACTTTAAAGGAAAGAATTCATGAAACAATGGCAACTCTTGAACAAGAAGGCGTCATTATTGAATCCGTTTTCTTGGATCGAATAGGAGAAGACGATTTCTTAATCTATTATATGAAGGCAGAAAACATTGAGAAAGCTTTAGAAATATATAAAAAGTCTACTTCTCCTATTGATCTTTATCATAAAGAAAATTGGAAGCTATTTTCGGAAAGCTCTATCGTCCTTGAAGAGCTTATGGATTTAGAGAGATTTAGTTAA
- a CDS encoding insulinase family protein, translating into MQRIVFFIFSLLALFTQRIDLTGQEEVALVEDRALLPLLTPTLADRQTLKLKLANGLQVYLISDPLATQSGAVLTVQAGSWDDPDDYPGLAHFLEHMLFLGTEKYPVESDYHAFIRSHNGKFNAYTSSDYTLYLFSIHHAGFKEALDRFSFFFKKPLFNPSGVARELQAIDQEFAKNFTNEGIRENAVQKELSNPEHPYHRFSTGNSLTLSAVSQQTLKKWYEEHYSANLMRLIVYSPLPLSALKQLVLEHFSDVPNRQLQPSRPAVPLLDPRRKASIAYIAPLADQRTLRLTWELPSDLDPHQIAKPEALVSYVLGHEGPGSLLAFLKAENLAENLGCSGYRLGSRHLLFSLCIHLTEEGLKNVDTILAHCFGAIDQLKSQDFPAYIFEEVKKMASMRYQYQSRENPFNYLMQMGGWLAQEELETFPERTLIPQAFDPSSLHRFLDALSPRNVHIHVLAKPDRLPIPLEQKERWMGVDYETRPIPAEQLTRLGQAKRHSQLYLPTPNPFIPQQLQLASLSTKQEKSGLSIPRPALLMDTEQGQLYFAKDAYFGLPQTVWSFEIQSPEIDQGNPLKAVLTDLYTKCLQEALNPFCYPAQIAGLEYEVKETRKGLLFTIKGYSDNAEQLFDAILQKLKACRPSEQLFHTLKQACLREYQNEGCQGSLQQGIKLFQSLIYERHSTHSQKVAALQELSYKQFLDYLEHLYDQAFIRSLFYGHVEKEQALRAWDKLHTALANSPFPKEQHPIERIIALPDQQGPFFIELAVNTPAHAAILGITTPDFSFKKRAAQQILSQAMTSAFYATLRTQQQTGYLVHNSAEIFDKHLFSFFSVQSHTHDPRDLLARFELFIESYLQEMAKSELTKEQFEKIRQALLTTIKQPPQSLMEMGDLLSTLTFVYEADFDWIEKRRQGFEDLTYDECIDMAQQFLGKHNKKRLAILVKGDIPAHKNFRYQPLKDTQEIRCMCHYTQPAE; encoded by the coding sequence ATGCAGCGGATTGTCTTTTTTATTTTTTCACTTCTCGCTTTGTTTACCCAACGCATTGATTTAACAGGCCAAGAAGAGGTTGCGCTTGTGGAAGACCGCGCCTTGCTTCCTCTCTTGACGCCCACTCTTGCCGATAGGCAAACGCTAAAATTGAAGTTGGCCAATGGCCTCCAAGTCTATCTCATCTCGGATCCTTTAGCAACGCAATCAGGAGCTGTCCTAACCGTGCAAGCGGGAAGCTGGGACGATCCCGATGACTATCCGGGGTTAGCCCACTTTTTAGAACACATGCTATTTTTAGGAACAGAAAAGTATCCGGTTGAATCGGACTATCATGCTTTTATCCGTTCCCATAACGGAAAATTCAATGCCTATACGTCAAGCGATTATACCCTTTACCTTTTCTCGATTCATCATGCAGGCTTTAAGGAGGCTTTAGACCGCTTTTCTTTCTTTTTCAAAAAACCGCTGTTTAATCCGTCAGGAGTTGCGCGCGAGCTGCAAGCAATCGATCAAGAATTTGCCAAGAATTTTACCAATGAAGGGATTCGGGAAAATGCCGTACAAAAGGAATTAAGCAATCCTGAGCATCCCTATCATCGTTTCAGCACGGGCAATTCGCTCACTCTGTCTGCCGTTTCTCAACAGACGCTAAAAAAGTGGTACGAAGAGCATTACAGCGCCAATCTCATGCGCCTGATTGTGTATTCCCCTTTGCCGCTTTCCGCTTTAAAACAGCTTGTTCTCGAACATTTTAGCGATGTTCCGAACAGGCAGCTTCAGCCAAGCCGGCCAGCTGTTCCCCTCTTAGATCCTCGGCGCAAAGCCAGCATCGCTTATATTGCTCCTTTGGCTGACCAGCGGACGCTTCGCTTGACATGGGAGCTTCCCTCCGATCTGGATCCCCACCAGATAGCGAAACCGGAAGCCTTAGTTAGCTATGTTCTGGGCCATGAAGGACCTGGCAGCTTGCTAGCCTTTTTAAAAGCCGAAAATTTAGCTGAGAATTTAGGCTGCTCAGGCTACCGCCTGGGTTCCCGGCATTTACTTTTTTCTTTATGCATTCATTTAACCGAGGAAGGATTAAAGAATGTTGATACCATCCTAGCGCACTGCTTTGGAGCCATTGATCAGCTTAAAAGCCAGGATTTTCCCGCTTATATTTTTGAAGAAGTGAAAAAAATGGCGAGCATGCGCTATCAATACCAGTCAAGAGAAAATCCTTTTAACTATTTAATGCAAATGGGAGGCTGGCTAGCCCAGGAAGAGTTAGAGACTTTTCCAGAAAGAACGCTGATTCCGCAAGCGTTTGACCCCTCTTCCCTTCATCGCTTTTTGGATGCTTTAAGCCCGCGCAATGTCCATATCCATGTGTTGGCAAAGCCAGACCGCCTTCCCATTCCCCTCGAACAGAAAGAGCGTTGGATGGGCGTCGATTATGAGACTCGGCCGATTCCCGCAGAACAGCTCACGCGTTTGGGCCAGGCGAAAAGGCATTCCCAGCTATACTTGCCTACTCCCAATCCTTTTATTCCTCAACAATTGCAGCTTGCCTCCCTTTCAACAAAACAAGAGAAAAGTGGCCTGTCTATCCCCCGCCCTGCTCTTTTAATGGATACCGAGCAAGGCCAACTCTATTTTGCTAAAGACGCTTATTTTGGCTTGCCGCAAACCGTGTGGTCGTTTGAGATTCAATCCCCCGAAATTGATCAAGGCAATCCCCTCAAAGCTGTCTTAACGGACCTTTATACTAAATGTTTGCAGGAAGCCCTCAATCCATTCTGCTATCCCGCTCAAATTGCCGGTCTTGAATACGAAGTAAAAGAAACAAGAAAAGGCCTGCTATTTACCATCAAAGGGTATAGCGATAATGCCGAACAGCTATTTGATGCCATCTTGCAAAAGCTAAAGGCATGCCGGCCATCCGAGCAGCTTTTTCACACCCTGAAGCAAGCCTGCCTGAGAGAGTATCAAAACGAGGGATGCCAAGGCTCTCTCCAGCAAGGAATAAAACTATTTCAAAGCCTTATTTATGAAAGACACTCCACTCACTCTCAAAAAGTAGCCGCTCTCCAAGAACTCTCTTATAAGCAATTCTTAGACTATCTCGAGCATTTGTACGATCAAGCCTTTATCCGCAGCCTCTTTTATGGCCATGTGGAAAAAGAACAGGCGCTTCGGGCATGGGACAAGCTTCACACGGCATTGGCCAACAGCCCTTTTCCAAAAGAGCAGCACCCCATTGAGCGCATTATTGCCCTGCCTGACCAACAAGGCCCGTTTTTCATTGAGCTTGCTGTCAATACGCCCGCGCATGCCGCCATCTTAGGCATAACTACACCGGACTTCTCTTTTAAGAAGCGTGCGGCCCAGCAGATTCTTTCTCAAGCGATGACCAGTGCCTTTTATGCCACCCTTCGGACTCAGCAGCAAACAGGATATTTGGTTCATAATAGCGCTGAAATATTCGATAAACACTTATTTAGTTTCTTTTCCGTCCAATCCCATACCCATGATCCACGCGATTTATTGGCCCGATTCGAATTATTTATTGAAAGTTATCTACAAGAAATGGCAAAAAGTGAGCTAACAAAAGAGCAATTTGAAAAGATTCGCCAAGCTCTTCTTACAACCATCAAACAGCCGCCGCAAAGTTTGATGGAGATGGGCGATCTGCTTAGTACTTTGACCTTTGTTTATGAAGCGGATTTCGATTGGATAGAGAAACGCCGCCAAGGATTTGAAGACTTGACATATGACGAATGCATAGATATGGCTCAGCAATTTCTAGGAAAACACAATAAAAAGCGGTTAGCGATTTTAGTTAAAGGGGACATTCCCGCTCATAAAAACTTCCGCTATCAACCTTTAAAAGATACGCAAGAGATTCGATGCATGTGCCATTATACCCAGCCTGCCGAGTAG